TTTTTGAAACACTGCAGAGCGAACAAAGTGTCCATTTCGTGGGCGGGTAATGTGCAGGGTCTCACTGGTGATGATATATTTTATATCCAACCATTTTTAAGGATTCTTTTTTGTACAGAAGTGCATTagtttgacaaaaaaacaaaataattattatatctaACAATGAAGAGAAACATTTAGAGGACCAATCAGAACTGGGTAAACTAACTAAACTTTTTAATTTAGGTGAAAGTGAAAATtgtgtaaatgtgatttttgttCTGATTTAAATTGAatgttttttaaactaaaattaaaagagaaaaataaaataaggaatctTCCTTTTATGTTGTGGGTCAAACTAACCTGTTTCAAATTTCAAATGTAAATTTTCAACCTTTTCTACTTGACTTAATCTGTGTAATGAACTTATACATAATGTTTACATTATGTTATTACGTATTAATATTATACAGCAATTTGACCCAGCAATGTAAAATCTGTTACCTGGAGAGAAAAGAGCGATGGCTTTCAGGCAGCTGTACTCAGCAGAGTCCACCTGCAGTCGCGTCAGTTTGTCCACCTGGTCCTGAAAGACGCGCACCTGGTCCATGAAGGAGACCACGCGCTCCGCAGACATGGGTGAGGCATGGAAGCCGGCGGCGGCTAGCAGCGGTGCCATGTGGAGCGGCAGGGCCGACTGTGCCGCGTTCAGAATGAACAGTTCGCTCCAGCTGAGCCGCAGCAGGGCCACCTGCTCAGAGACAGGAAGGTCGGGGAAGTAGGGAATGTTCCGGGCCCACTCAATGGTGCTGAAGAGTAACCGGGCTGCCAGCTCACAGATGTTGTCGATGCCCATGACGGCGCTGTTGCCTCCACCAAGCTGCTGGCCACACTGGGCTCCGTAGCGGCTGTTGGGGTACGGCTCTGCCCTCAAGAGTTGGGTTATGAGCTCGGGTGCAGGCTGACCGTTGAAATATTCACCCCCCATGCCCTGTCCACCAACTCCTCCCCCACCAGCACCAACCATGGAAGTGGGGCTGATTCCGGAGTGGGAAGGAGGGATGCGTCCACGCTGGACTGCTACAGGGAAGAATTGCAGAAGAAAAAAGACAGACAAGACATTTGTGTTAAACAATATAAAGAGAGTTTTGGGTCATAAATGTAATTTTCTATAACAGTTAAATTTGGCACTACTTTTCTTTGGCACAGATATGATAACAGTTTTAGCTACGAGACTAAAATTCAACAGACTTGATTATATGTTCTCGACATAAACCTACTTTTACAATCTGTAATTTGGACAAAACCAGATATAATTGATCATTCTGCACAATCTGTATTGCATATGAACATTGCCCATGTAATCCGAAATTCAAGCACCAAACATGTCTTAGCTGATAAGCAACCACAGGGGCTCTATTGAACTATTGATTTAATCTGACACCAGGTAGTAAGTACACTGGATCCTCCTGACGTCAGCTTCCAAGAATAGAGGAACTTTGTCTCCATTAGCTGTTTATGCTAAAGTGTTGGTGTCCTAGATAGCCTGGTCATGGGTGCTGTGCGAAAGAAGCAAAACAATGTTGACCTTTCTGTACACTTTGGCCGTGGCATTAATCTTGTATTCATGTGGATTTATAGCTGGCAGTTCAATGCGGGACAGCATGGGTTAGAGACGAGAACTGCCTCTGGCACCAAGCCTGCCAAGGTCAACTAGGGACAGAAGGACAGGCTCTGGACTATTGGTCAAATGCCAAGGAAGTCTCATAATAGGATGGTGAATGTTAATTAAACAAACAGCCTGACTTTTGTTTACAATATTCATTCACAACCAAAATTGCACAGATTGTCTCCGTCTGAATTATTTAATTGTAATCATAAAATAAGGACCTAAAAAACATATGCAGAATATTTTGAAAACATATAGCCCAAAATGATTAGCCCAGCAGGAAGTGCTACACCTCAAAaagtttaatgtaaaaaatgtttaataccaAATTACACAATATTCCCTCTTTTTACAGTACTATGCTGATTGTAAATCTAATCAGagcattatatatttgtaataaaacaggatttacatttataaaatctaGTGTTATCTGTGTGAAAAGGTTGTGGTTTTATGACTTATGTAGTTCTCTTTACAGGGAGAAATCAGGTATTTAAGATTCAGACATCCATGCATTTCCATAAAGGTCAGTTTTCCTTATCCACACAACAATACTGATACGAGTCTTCAAAAATGTCTATCTTGTAGAGtgttttttaaatggtttgtgTAAAAATGGCATTTTTGAGTGGGTGGCACgccaaaatacagaaaaaaaaacttctgtttaAACAATGTCTGGATATGTGTAAGAGGTATGAGGCTTGTCTACATCAAACGGCACTTGTGGCAACCACTCACATATTAATTAATATCTGGAAGGTCACTGCCTACTGCTAGCAGTTTACCTGCATTCTTTACATTATTAGCATTCCCTTCTTTTACAAAATGCTACACAGAGTACGTGTTTGGAAATGGTTGCTGAAAATAAATCTTCAAAGTTGCATTTTTACTTAAGAGTGTGTGTCAAAGGTCCAGTGAAAGATGAAACACTTACCTTCTTTTCTCATGCCCACACGAAAGCATTTCTTCAGACGGCAGTACTGGCACTGGTTGCGATGATGCTGATCGATCTGGCATTCTCTGTTTGATctgaaaaacaaaagaacaaaagaagaaTGATAGCTTAATATGAGGACCACCACTGGTACCTGAATTGCTGTGTCAACAGTCAGAGTATATGTGTATAATTTCTATATCCATTCATTGTATTTGCCAGTATCAAAGTTCTCATTATTATCTACAATCAGCAATATGCTGCTGTTAACAGTTCTGTAATCGAGAGTTGCTTCTTTGTATAAAAAACTGCCCTTTGGCATTTATCTAGACATAATAGCAAATGAAATCAGGCCACTACAGATCAGATACATTAAGGATACACAATACTGGCAGTGGCATTTTCACAAAAAGCAGGCTTTCATGTATCGAATGATACTGCTTGACAAGGTTAACGGCCTCGTTTGTCAAATGAATTATAAGCACACGCTGGTAATGCCTCAGTAGATACAAAGCAGTAAAAGAAGCTGACTGTAACACAACGTATTCAGTAATAGCAACAAAGAACATCCTTCAGCACCCACTCCAGTAATGAGCAGAACAGGGTTCTCTCTGCCTACTTATAAAGGCATTCTCGTGAAAGGCAATTGAGGAGTCAGGGCTGATGCCTAGCTCTTATTCTATGACCGCATCATGGCTGGGTTGCTACGCACCCCCATGAATCGACCCCCGAGATGACCGGCCTTGGTGGTGTGCTCTGTTTGAGGAGTTATCAAATAACTGGcctttgtaaatcatcagcccaAGCAACCTTGACACAGCTGAAAGACCCTGATTCCATTTGGACATTTCTGCAGCTGCCATGGCCGCAGGCTTCTTTATCTGTTGCCTTCATAATTGTAAATCAGTACAGGAAGCCAGAAGAGTGATGTCTCTGAGGAGATAGCGGGCGAATGTGACGAATATTAAGAGCACATGATAAGTAGTTAGAAGCCAACTGTGAAGGATTTGTGGTATATCCACTTGTTATTGAGGACAATATGACCTTTCCGGCACTCTCAACAAGCCTTAATCCCCAGAGTACCTTTCTTACCCAATAATGAGCCAAAATACAATGATTTTCTGCCAGTGTTAATGAGTAATGGCAGTGTAAACAAAGGGATTAAGGGTGCTGAAGATGTGTCAGTTCACTGGCAATTAGTTCACATGTATAAAGCTCAACATTTATACACTGCAGTGAATATGCTTTATCCTTCCTCAATTTCATGATGGGGTAAATAACTGActcttgttcttctttttttcatgCAGAACATTAACCTTTACCATTTTTAGATACAATTTAACCAAGCAATATTCAAATGCTGTAGCTGCTCCGTGGTGCGGCAGTAAGGCGACTTACTGCGTACTGAAAAATATTGAAGCAAGACTGCGCTTTTATATTTATAGAAACGTTAgtacaggaaagaaaaaaaggcaTTCTACTAATTTTTACtgctatttgagtaatatttacCTATTGTGACATTCAAAATGATTCATCACCATAACTGTACATTGCACATGTATTACCCTATAAAGTGTTTAATTGAGGCGTGTTCACTAAAAGGTCAGTGAGGTTTGTTTTACTTTACTGTTATTCAAATTTGTGTTAAGATTTATTGAAACCACTTACTTATATTCTTTATTCAGGCTCAGTTGGTACGTTTAATCTCTTTTTAAGGAGCTTTGTGTAATAATACACTGTTAGATCAAGTGATCACTGTGGAAAACGTAATTGTTGACCCCACTGCTGGTGCATACTGTCCTACTGACCGATCAGGCCTTCGGGTCACCATGTCAGGCATTTGGTTACCAGTCCAGAAGGCTTTAAGGAGTGACATAATTATCTTGCAAACGTTCAGGTCTACTATTGACCCTTGTTCATTAGAAGGTTATCTGCATTCCTTACCATTTACGAGTTACCTAGGAGTGTAAATCTTAGACCTCACAATAATTAGGTTAAATTgtgatgttttaaattaaatgagtCAGGGAATTCTTGTATTGAGCAACACATGTTAAGGTTTAATCTGATACTTTGATTTGGATTTTTGACACAATTTGGAATTGTAACTGTTTACACAGTAGTGGAGTATGGAAAAAACAATACATCGATGAGGAAAATCATTTTTTCCACCActcaataaattaaatagcctatttatgatttttgtcttgcttttcaaaagaAAAATCTATTACAGTACTACActtaaaaaagattttactacattatttGTGTCAATATCCAGTAattaaatactgttaattaaatAATGCCTCAATATAATCAAagttacaatattatcacaaacATATTTACTGGAGTCACAAATTGCAGTTTCACCAGAGAGGATTTAAATACACACAGCAGCTCTGGTTTCACAGGATCCCACTAAGCTCACACCCAATGTTGTCCTTTGCCTTATTTGATGTTTGTACAGCTGTTTTAATGTGTTATTGGTTAAAACACCTTCACAGCTGGCAGTAAAACTGTTCTATTATACTCTTTGTGCTACCTACAGTACCAAGAGTTCTACCACCCAgcctaaaaaaacataattcaggGGAAACTAAGGATATGATGCCTGTTAAAAATGTTATTTCAGAAATTGATGATTGCTGTCGCTTCATACAAACTGCCATCACACTTTTCTGAAATATAGCATTATTTACAGCATTATAAAATGGTTAGGTAATTATCGTATTAGAAATGTTGTATAAAACAATATTGCTGATTTTTAAACCTATACTTTCAGATTAGATGCACCCAGCTATTCTGAGGAAACTGATTGGTTCAGTTCACATTTTAGCACTGTTTAAACTATGCatcacagttaaataataatatttagataTTAATCTGTATCAAGATATTGGTTTTCTTTGTGTGCTGAAAGATGTAATAACCAGTAAGTACACATTCTAACCAACTAGTGTCTTGTGCTGTGTTTTGTGAGCATCTTGACCATGCACAGATCTAAATGAGTGCTTCTGTGGGTGCTTTGATGGAAAAAGACATCCTTAGCCATGCCACATTGCTTTTTATTCACACCATGCAGCCCTACTACAGGAGCAGGGTGTAGATGCCAACTACTCATGTAGAAATAATGGCATCTCCTCTTACCTGCAGGTGTAACTGAGGTTGCGGCGAATGCTCCTCTTGAAGAAGCTCTTGCAGCCCTCGCAGGTGAAGACACCGTAGTGCTTGCCACTGGACTTGTCCCCACAGACCACGCAGTCCACCACGCAGGCCTTGTCGTCCTCTCCCCCTTCCACATCACTGTTCCCCGCTTGCGGGGAGCTCTCGTCCTCCTCCCCCCGCAGGTAGCCCTTGTCCCCCAGGCCATTGGTGCTCCCATTCGGGTTGCCCCATCCCCCACCCACCATGGCCATTGCTGTGTTGCACCACCAGGATTTACAGAAAAGCCTCCCCAGACAGTGCTGAGTGTTCTGACTCGCccgagactgtgtgtgtgtaagtgagtgtgtgagagttcaAGCCACAGACATCAACCTCAAGCTTTACAATTCTGAAACTGGTGCTGTGAAGAAGTGAAGAAGATGCTGTAAAGTCCTCAAACGCACCTAAAGACCCTTttacacctttaaaaaaacaggtCTAAATACCTTCACAGCTCTCTGACTCTTCTTTATCTGACTGTCTTCTTTATCTCAGTGTTCATTAATTAATCCATGTCAACTTCAAAACAGATCCTCCTGGGCTCTTGAAAGGCCTCTGATTCACAATGCGCTTTAGAGTTCACTCAAGAGAGTGGAGAGAGTTAAGAGCACGGCCTGCCCTTTTTACAggaaacaaattacacataaacCAGAAACTCACCACAGTACAGACACCCCCCAGACACATTACGCAGAACAGAACTCGGGTAAAAGTGAAGAGCCTCTCAAAACAAAGCCAAACACCACAGCTCACTCAAGTCAGAGAAACTCTGGTGCTGTGGTAGCTACTTTTCACATACATGCAAAGGACACTTGCCCTACCCACAGGTCACCAACAAGTCAAACCAGTT
The DNA window shown above is from Astyanax mexicanus isolate ESR-SI-001 chromosome 16, AstMex3_surface, whole genome shotgun sequence and carries:
- the nr2f6b gene encoding nuclear receptor subfamily 2 group F member 6b isoform X1 — encoded protein: MAMVGGGWGNPNGSTNGLGDKGYLRGEEDESSPQAGNSDVEGGEDDKACVVDCVVCGDKSSGKHYGVFTCEGCKSFFKRSIRRNLSYTCRSNRECQIDQHHRNQCQYCRLKKCFRVGMRKEAVQRGRIPPSHSGISPTSMVGAGGGGVGGQGMGGEYFNGQPAPELITQLLRAEPYPNSRYGAQCGQQLGGGNSAVMGIDNICELAARLLFSTIEWARNIPYFPDLPVSEQVALLRLSWSELFILNAAQSALPLHMAPLLAAAGFHASPMSAERVVSFMDQVRVFQDQVDKLTRLQVDSAEYSCLKAIALFSPDACGLTDPAHVESLQEKAQVALTEYERMQYPTQPQRFGRLLLRLPSLRAVPANLISQLFFMRLVGKTPIETLIRDMQLSGSSISWPYVPGQ
- the nr2f6b gene encoding nuclear receptor subfamily 2 group F member 6b isoform X2 codes for the protein MAMVGGGWGNPNGSTNGLGDKGYLRGEEDESSPQAGNSDVEGGEDDKACVVDCVVCGDKSSGKHYGVFTCEGCKSFFKRSIRRNLSYTCRSNRECQIDQHHRNQCQYCRLKKCFRVGMRKEVQRGRIPPSHSGISPTSMVGAGGGGVGGQGMGGEYFNGQPAPELITQLLRAEPYPNSRYGAQCGQQLGGGNSAVMGIDNICELAARLLFSTIEWARNIPYFPDLPVSEQVALLRLSWSELFILNAAQSALPLHMAPLLAAAGFHASPMSAERVVSFMDQVRVFQDQVDKLTRLQVDSAEYSCLKAIALFSPDACGLTDPAHVESLQEKAQVALTEYERMQYPTQPQRFGRLLLRLPSLRAVPANLISQLFFMRLVGKTPIETLIRDMQLSGSSISWPYVPGQ